The genomic interval AATAAAAAAAGTGCCTTTTTGATAGACACATATCGGACGACAGCCTGCGCCAATCGCTCCAATTTTGTGGTGTTAGAAATCATTAAAAGTATTTGTTATGAACATCGACAGAATGGAATTTATCGCATGGATGGAACGTATAATGGAGCGTTTCGATATTTTGAAAGAGTACGTCCTAAACATCAAGAAAGAACGGCACAGCATAGACGGCGAGGAATTACTGGACAACCAAGACCTGCTCCTCATGCTGAAAATCAGCCACCGCTCCCTGCAACGATACCGCTCCACGGGCAAGCTACCGTATTACACCATCAGCGGAAAACTGTACTACAAACTATCGGATGTACACCAGTTCATTAGGGAAAGTTTCAAAGCCCCTCTACGGCGTACAAAAGAAAACCGATGACAAACCCTACCACGAAAAGACGGGTACGGCTATGTCGTACCTGCTTCACCTACTTTCGGACAATGTAAACTTTAAAAAATCAATATCATGAGCGAACAGACAAATGAAAATCCACAGCAATATCCCGAACAGCTTTCGGATGTGCTGTTGGTGATGGACAAGGAAAAAAAGAAAATCCAAGCCGTCACTGGCGTTGACGAAAACGGCAATCTGAAAACCGTTGATGCCACCAAGAAAAACCAAAGCCAATTTATGCGAGTGGACAGAGCCGGAGATTTGTTTACAAATTTCTTCTCCAACTTTTGGCGACAGATTAAAGACCCGACCCATTTCTCTTTCTTCAAAGTACCTGCAAAGGAAGCGGTCGAAACCGCCAAAGAAATGCAGAAACAGGTCGATGCCCCCACCAAAGAGGGCGAGGCTGTCATGGTAAAGCATAAGGTTAAAGAGCCAAAGGAGCAACAACAGGAAACCAAAAAGGATGTGGAAGCACCACAGGCGACACCGGAAACACAGCAAGCGCAGGAAAAAAGCGAATACCGCTATAAGGCAGAAGACATTGACTGGCAAACTTTAGGACAATTCGGGATAAGCAAAGAGAGGCTTGAAAAAGACGGTCAGTTGGATTTGCTATTAAAGGGCTATAAAACCAATAAGGTATATCCTATAAGTGTCAATTTCGGTTCAGCTATCATACGCTCGGAAGCAAGGCTCGGTTTCCAAGACGGTGAAAGCGGACAGCCTGTACTGGTCATGTACGGTGTGCGCCACGAACCCAACCTCAAAGCCCCTTTCTTTGGTCACGAGTTTACCAAAGAAGACAGGGAAAACCTGCTCAAAACCGGAAATATGGGGCGTGTGGTGGAATTGACCAACCGCAAGACAGGCGAAAAGATACCGTCCATTATCAGTATCGACCACCTAACGAACGAGGTTATCGCATTCCGGCAGGATAGCATAAAAGTACCCGATGAGATTAAGGGCGTAAAACTGACCGAAGACCAAAAACGGGATTTGAAAGATGGGAAAGCCATTTATTTAGAGGGGTTGGATTTTAGGAACAGTACAAACAAAAATGCCCATGTGCAGTTCAACGCCGACAAAAAATATACGGAGTTTCTCTTTGGCGATAAAGCCCCCAAACAGACACAGGAAAACGACCCGAAAATGTTCCGCAACAAAGTGTTCTCCAATGAACAGTACAAGCAACTTACCGAGGGCAAGACCCTTTATATTTCGGACTTCAAAGACGGACAGGGAAACGCCTATAAAGGTTACGTAACGCTGAACAAAGAAACAGGGGGTTATAATTTCAACTTTAAGAACCCCAATGCGCTGAAAAATAAGGCACAGCCTGCCGAGGCACACAAAACACAGGTTGCCGTAAACTCCAACGGGAAAACCAACGAGGCAACCAAGCACATCAAAGAGCCTCTGAAACCGGAACAACAAAAGCCGAAAAATAAAGCACAACAGCAACGGCAGAATGCACCCAACGCTCCGGCTAAATCCAAAGGGGTAAGAAGATAACACCATCAAAAAAC from Pedobacter indicus carries:
- a CDS encoding helix-turn-helix domain-containing protein: MNIDRMEFIAWMERIMERFDILKEYVLNIKKERHSIDGEELLDNQDLLLMLKISHRSLQRYRSTGKLPYYTISGKLYYKLSDVHQFIRESFKAPLRRTKENR
- a CDS encoding DUF3945 domain-containing protein, which encodes MSEQTNENPQQYPEQLSDVLLVMDKEKKKIQAVTGVDENGNLKTVDATKKNQSQFMRVDRAGDLFTNFFSNFWRQIKDPTHFSFFKVPAKEAVETAKEMQKQVDAPTKEGEAVMVKHKVKEPKEQQQETKKDVEAPQATPETQQAQEKSEYRYKAEDIDWQTLGQFGISKERLEKDGQLDLLLKGYKTNKVYPISVNFGSAIIRSEARLGFQDGESGQPVLVMYGVRHEPNLKAPFFGHEFTKEDRENLLKTGNMGRVVELTNRKTGEKIPSIISIDHLTNEVIAFRQDSIKVPDEIKGVKLTEDQKRDLKDGKAIYLEGLDFRNSTNKNAHVQFNADKKYTEFLFGDKAPKQTQENDPKMFRNKVFSNEQYKQLTEGKTLYISDFKDGQGNAYKGYVTLNKETGGYNFNFKNPNALKNKAQPAEAHKTQVAVNSNGKTNEATKHIKEPLKPEQQKPKNKAQQQRQNAPNAPAKSKGVRR